The genomic stretch TCCTCCATCTCCTTGCCCCTGAACTTCCCATCTCCCCTTGATCTCTGTCTCCCCCGTGCACCCCTGAGAAGTCCTCACCAGCTCCCCTGACGCCTCCACGTTCCCCTGACCCCCACCGGCCCCcgccccctccctgccccggtCCCGCGCCACCTGCCCCGCCCTGCGTGTCCCTCCGCCGCCCTCTggcggccgccgctgcccgcgcgaATTGACCCGAGGCGGCCACCGTCGTCGCTCCGGGAGCCGCTGCGTCCGGTCTCCATGGCAACGCGGGCCGGCCCGCACGGCGCTGAGCGGCCGGGACCGGCTCGGGACGGCACCGAGGTGCCCCGGGCTCCCGGTGTTCTGGGGAGCCGGGCTGGGCTCAAGGGAGCCGGACTGGCCCGGGGGCGATGGTGACCCGGGGCCCGGGCTTCTGCTCCGCTCCGGGGGCAGGCACGGTTATAACGGAGTGGGCCGTGccccagggagctgggcaggcGCTCTCTGTAGGGAGCAGAGTCCTGCCATAGTCATCCATACGGGGCTCGACGGGGCCAGGCCAGGCTACAGAGCACAGCTTTGCTGTACTGGGCTCTGTGGGCCGATagtgggcagggcagggctgtgctacCCAGCGCCAAGGAGAGCCCTTCCACAGGGGCTGGGCTGCGAGTCACGACCCACAGGTCATCGGGACAGCCGTGGTCCGTGGAGAGGGCTGGACTCAGCTGCAAAATGGGGACACAACGGGGGCTGTTCCCCTGCAGGGAGGGGGCTCAGCGCCACCATGAGCCTGAGGAGGGGGCGTTTGGTCTCGGGGAGTGCCCAGCTCTTGGCAGCAAAGGCGCAGggggtgcaggagcagcacGTGTGAGGACTTTTCCCTCTTGTTTCTCAGATGCTTGCTCAGGCGCATGGCGAGCCCCAAAGCTCTGACTCTTTTCGGAAGAGTGGCTATGACAGGAAGGTGAGCGGAGGAGCAAAAAGTGCTGCTGACGTGGGGTGGATTGTCTGGcaggcagagagaggagagaaacaaaaaagcgTTTAGCCTTTGCGTCCGTCGTTCATCACACCCCTTAGTATCTGCTGTTTGGGCTGTGGCCAGGAGGTGTCCTCTCTGGACTCCTGGAGCAGGGCTTTTGGAGACTCCTGGAGTTCTGCCGCGGGGTGGCTCCTCTGATCTGCCAGAGTCAAGAAACCCTTAGCGTCGAGAAACGGCTGTTTTGAGTTAtttctcctcccttcttcccaaacTGCTACTCCCTAAGGTGTCTTCaagagaggcaaagaagaagaaagtcaTATTCTGGGGCATTGAGGTGCCTGAAACACTCAGTTGGCATGGCTGGGAACTTGGAAAAGAGATAATCAGACACCTGACCTTGAAAAATGTTCATGGGAAAGCCCAGAAGCTGAGCTACAGGTGCGTGGGAAGTTTGTTTGTCCTTTGTACTCCTCACGCTCTCACTGCATCTTCACTCCTCCTGCTGTATCAGTCACCTCAGCACCTTTTCTCAGATTCAccttccctctgtccccttGAGTGCTGTGCTGGAGACAATGTGTGCACCCTTATGTTGCAGAACAGAAACCTGCTAATTCAGAAACACAGCCCTTGTTCCTGGCAGAAGTCTGTTAAATGAAGTGCCttgtttaaattctgttttgctGATACTTCTGTCTGTGAGGCATTTCCAGTCTAGTGAGATTTTAATTGTGGATGTATGCCAGCCAGTCACTAGTGTGACCTAAAACCATTGCTCCCGGAGTCTCTCTGGATGTTGAGCCATTCCAGCAGTCCCTGTGACCCTCCCTGCTCTGAAACTCAAATGTGTCTGCCCTATGTATTTTGCTCATACTACACGGcctgaaaacataaaatattgttCAAGGAGGGGGTAGGTACTTAGAGCCAGGAGTGGGTTCTGTCCCTCTCTACTATTTTGCTGCCAAAGTACTCTTGGGGTCCAGTGTGTGAAGTGCTTCTAAATTGTGGGGTCTGGAGGTGTTGgttatttattctcttttctgctGTCTAACTTAAACTGCACACCCTAAGACAAAATCTCTTGTTTTGACTTTGTTATCTAGAGCTCCTTCCACGCCATACTTCTTCACTGTTTTCCAGCAGCCGATTACTCTGAACCCTGGTATGTCCTTAACTCTGCCCATCGTTTTCCGGCCCAGGGAAAAGGTAAAGCAGCAACATCACATCTGCTCTCAGTGTTCCGGGGGAGGGCAGTGGGCCTCTGCCTCTCTTGTCCTTTCTGATTTGTTTTCACTTGAATGCATGAGACCTTGGGGAAATTCTAGCATAGAAAGAGTGGGCAGAATGACCTTCCTGCTCTCTCCACATCTTCATTACCTGAGGGAGCCCTAATCCCTGACTTCTCTGCAGAGTTTGCCTGTAGTTATGAGAGGAATCCTCACAAGAAGTATTCCCAGTTTTTCACGTACCACTTCTGGCTCTCAACTCAGTAAGATAAAGTGCTTAAACTGTCCACGCCTGGTTTGATCCCAAGGAAACATATCTGGGTGGTTTTAGTGCAGAACCTTGGGTTGAGGAACTCACTTTCTGCTTTCATAAAGGAGATCTCAAAGCCTCTACATTCAAGGGCTACCGGTTTTCTAAAGGGATATGTCAGGGGCCTCCCTTCTTTTGGATGGATTGGGTTTCtttaagctttattttaaacagcaatGATTCTTTTCATCTAGACCATTTTCTTGATTTTCACGTTGTTTGCAGTGTCTGTCTTGGCTCTGAGTGTTGATCTCTGGCTGTTGTGGACAGCTGTATGTCTTTGATGTATATCTCTGTCCTAGCCATAGAGCATGGTCATTGAACAGATTCCCAATACCCTGCTCTCTTAGTATCATGATTTTTTGATGACTGTTCAGCGTTCCCTTTATGAAATAAGCTGCTGGCCTTGTTCCATTTTCAGTGAATAGTTTGTCTGCAGCACATCAACTGCTAAAGCAGGAGGTTGCCTTTCTTAGAGAGAGCAAAGACTGTGTGTGTTGCAGTGCCCAAGGTCTCTCCTTACCTGTATAAGTGTTACTCAGGAGGGGTGACAAATGGGAAGCATAGAAAACACACATCTTTCAATTCCTTCCATCTTGGCTGGCTAGCAGATGTCCTGAGGCTATTTGTACACAGTGCTGTCAACACTGCATCTTTAAGTTGTGTGTTATCTGCTTGGATCTCTAGCTGACAAAGCATTTAATCAAAGATTAATACTTCTGTGCTTGTGGAACTCAAAGAAAGGCTGTACATGCTTCAGTTCAGCTGAACTGGAATcttgaaaatactgaaagaaatcCATCTGCATTGAAACAAATCAGATGAAACTAATGTGGCCTTCAACTGCTCTCCCTGAGGGTGTTTGTGTGCTCTCTGACAGAGGAGTATGCCTGGGCACCTTCCACACTGCCTGCCTTTTCTCAGTGATTCATATGCTCTCTGTCCTGCACAGAGGCCTCCACTGGTGCCTCTGTTGccaacattttttccccaacactTGCAGAGGTGATGGTGACAGGTATTCATGGGTAGAGCTGCAGTACCCCCAGGGTGGAGTCCATATAACTGCTGTCTCCCCTTGCTTTTCTGTGCAGAGGGATTATGAAGACAGCATCTTCTTTATGAAAGCTGAGGGTGAGTTCTCTGTTGCCCTGCGTGCTATGCATCCACGCTTCGGTCTGTCCATGCCGGCTGCTGTCCAGTTGCCTGTCTGTGCTGTCCACAATGTCACGGAGATGACCTTTCCTGTGTGCAATGTTGGGTGAGTGAGAGGTGGCTAAGGAGACACTCTTTCTGTTTTGTCAGGTATTTTGCCACTTTTTTGAACTCTCCAATGAATGCAGCTCATTCCAGTGGTTATTGGTTCTGCTGGCTGCCTTAACAGGAGGCAAATCTCTGCCTCCCCTGAGGTCTGggcagaaaaggcagcagaatgGTAGTACAGGTCACTGTGGGCACATTTTGACATCTCACATCTGCTTGTTGCCAGCATATGCTGAGAACCATTCATGCACCGGAACTAGGTGGGGACAAGCACAGTGTCCCACTGAGAACATCCCACATTCACAGGACAGGCCTGGGCTTCTATTTAACCAAAGGCAACCTGCCCAGcatgaacagggagagatgagcTACCAGCTGGAAACGTTTTAGTCATTTAGGAGCAAAGATGGTCCTGGTTACCAAGGTTTGTCCTGTTTTAGTGAGGAAGGACAGTATTGTAGAAAGGAATGCAGTGAAGTTCCCAGGCAAGGAGGAGGTGTACTTCCAACCAAGTGATTCCAGCCATTTCAAGTGTTTCAGTCTCCACttagagaaataatttgtaCCAACTGATAGGCCCAGGCTGTTGGAGGATAAGGATGGTAAGAAACACACACCTTGGatcaataaaatagaaaaagctGATGGCGTATCATGTTCTTTGCAGAAATCAAACAAGCAAAGGGGGTTCTGGAAAATTGAATGAGGTATTAAGGAAATAGCTCAATCCTCTCTTCTCACTTGAGCATATAACAGAGGAACAAATGTTCATTTGGAATTATGTAGCTGCAAATTTAGacacaggaaaagcaaataCTTAATTTTGGAGCTGATTTGCTTGGTATCACCTTATGGCCATTAATAAAGTTCTTAGCTGTAGTAACCAGGATTCATTAAAGTGTGAACAGAGCATTTGCAGAGAcaagagaaaaatttcttcacagcatCACATATTTGTCCAGATGCATTAGGAATTCTTCCATTCAGCACTGGTTGCTTCCCGTCCTGACCAAATAACCTGTTGGGAAAGGCCCATCCTATGCATAATTGCACAGGCAGCAAATGATCCATTCATCTCCTTAAAATGTATCTCCATTTCCTAGTGATCTCATTAGCGTCTTTTCCTGGGAGACACCAAGCCCTTTCTTCATGACTTCTGACCGTAGCACACTGGACCCAGGTGCTGAGTGCATGGTCAAGGTGACCTTCCAGCCAGAGGTGGCTGGGGTGCATAATGCAGTAGCAACATGCTGGTTTGGAGGtgaagtgaaacaaaagagGACAATCCAGCTAAAAGCCCTGGGTGAGTCTTTCTTGCATTTAACACTGAAAGAAATGTGTATTACCCCTAATTCTGGAATAGCATCCCACAGGGATACATGGAGGGCCTGCACTCCATGGATGCTCTGCCAAATTTGGCTCAACCCAGTGATGAGTAAGTGAAGCCATGGTTTGAAAGTGGCCTGTGAAATTCTCTAATGTACTTTTGCCAATTTGGAAGTGTTACCTGAAGAGACAGAGGGTCCAATATGGTCTGTGGCATGCTTTGGCCAAACCAGCATTTTCAAGGCCTGTTTAAGTTGACAGAGGGGGAGAGATGAGAGGAGTTCACTGGAAAAAGCCTCTACAAACTCCTGGCTATGTCTGCACTCAGTGTCTCCTGTCTGTCCCTGCTAGACAGAGAAGCAGAGGGAAATTTCTAAAGCTTTCTGGATGCAAGCTAAAATAAGCAATGATTTCATTACAAGTCCTTGCCTGAAGTGACTTGTATGGCCACTGACAAACAAAAAATGTGATTCTGAGTTAAGTAAATTAGGGCTGGAAGGGAGCTTATTTGGTTCAAAGCAGGGCCAACTTTGAAGGCAGATCCAACTTCGGAGTTATCTGAGGTTCTTCAGAGGGTTGTCCAGTTGAGTGTTGAATATCCAAGAATGGAGGTTCCACCTATCTTTCCTAATCCAGTATACTATTCTCTTTAACAGCCAAATACCCCTGCTTGCGTGTGAGTGTGACAGGAAAGGAATATGAAGGTGTACAGCCTGGAAAGTTTCAGGATGTCCTGTGTTTTGGATCAGTACCAGTGGGGACAACTGTGGAGAAGTGTGTGGAAATCTTCAACATGTCTGTGGTATGTGGAGGGGAGACTGACTTCTTGTGAGAAGCTGGCAtgctgacacatttctctgggATATGTGGTCTTGTGTATCTCCCTTAATGCTGTGAAAATAACCTAAGTGTGAATGTGAATGAAGCAGAGATGATGAGCCTTCCCCTACCAACCATGCCATTCACCCTTGCCTTCCAGCTACAGTGCTGGCAACTTAGCCATTTGCAGCATGGTATTGCAACTTCCCCCTGCTTCCCTTCTCTGCTTGGTCCAGATCAGGCAGCTGCCATGTCCTTTGcatcctgcagctctcctgctcaCCCTGGACAAGCCCATCAGTCCTGTGTGTCAGCTGTGTCAAattggtgtgtgtgtgtgtcccagGCAGCCCAGTGAATTGCTCAGAAAGTCAAATGGATTTGAGCACCTTGGTACCTGTGCCAgctcagcccatcccagcctcaTAATGGATGGATGTACTCAGAGACTGCTGACATGGATGACAGCAGTGCTGATTCCTCCACAGGCCCTGCAGCTTGGGAGTGGAAAAGACACATTCATTTGTCATACTGTTTTTATTCACACTGCAGTGGTGCTCAGCACACTGCCAGGCAAGGATCAGGATGGTTTTTTTAAGGGTGTTGAGGAAGGTGTCAGAGCAccagctttggtttttttgtgaaaagaaGATCCATAAACAAGGTGGAACTGTGGGCTGAGGGAAATAAGTTCTCTGCCTGCATGTTCCCCTGGTCATAGCAGTCACTTAGGCTACTTTGACCCCTAGGGACACCCTGAGCCATCTTTACCAGGAGGGGCACTCCAACCCCAGAGATCACcaggagttttgctgcagcaTGCTGATTTCTGAGCATATTATGGGAGCTTGTTGCTACCAGTTCTCCATCAGAACAAGGTGGCAGAGGTTTGCTGCACAGCATTTCTGTGGTGGCCTTGGTGTTCTTGGTGGTGTTCAGCATTGCTGAGAACTACAGTTCTTACCTGATTAGTGTCCTGCATTCAGAGCCATCCTGCCTCATGTTGGATCCTTTGTTAACCTATTTCTTTTCTACTTGTAGGTTGATGCACCATGTAGAATAGAACAAGAAAAAGACCCTCTGCTTCATGGTTATGTTTTCTCCTGTGATGTGTCCCATGGTGTTGTCCCTGCCAAAGGGAAGCTGGTCTTGTGCATACGGTTTCAGCCTCAAATAGTAGGAGAGCACAGTACTTCCTATTTCACTATTGGATCTACTGGATGCCACTTGGAGACTGTTCTGAAAGTGGTTGGCTCATGTAAAGGTACCAAAGCCTTTCCTGTTTCTCCCTGTCAGCTTCTTACCACTGGTGGGAAAAGGTTAGTGCTTGGGGAAGGACTAGGAACTATCATAGCCTGCAGTCACAGACTAAACTCTGCTGGGATCCTGGCTGTCCCTGGTGTACTGTTTGGGATTTATACTTGCCTGACTGTTTTAAGTGAATGTTTAGCTGCTTCTTAGGACTAGTCGGTTTGCTGATGAGCTGATTCTGGTTTGGGAAGATCAGTTAAGTGAAGCAGTGGCTTGTGACATGTTGGAAGAAACAGCTATGACAGGTCCAGGATCTTATCTTGCATGTTGTGCTAGGTCCTTCTGTGTCCCTGGACCAGTATTCTGTGGAATTTGACTGGATCAATCTTGGAGAGAGTTTGATGCAGACACTGAAAATCAGCAACATGTCAGATGTCCCGGCCTTTTATCAGTTTGATATTGACAACAAAGGGAGCGTCTTCTCCTTGGATCGCCCCTGTGGCGTCTTGGAGGGCAAAACAACACTGACACTGAAGGTGACCTTTCGACCTACTCACCCAATGAATTATCACCGCAGAGTCGTGTGCCTTGTCCACCACCAGGTATGGGAGGCAAAGGGTAGTTTCTTTGCTGTGATACTTTAAAGACATCTTACAGTGTAACCCAACAGGACTGGCCTGTCTCACTTAGTAGTCCCTGAAAATCTCTTCCCACTGCATTTTCATTAATacttatcatagaatcattaagattggaaaagacctctaagatcattgagtccaaccattaatccaGCACTTCTGAGTCCACCActaaccatgtccccaagtgccacatctacatgtcttttaaatacctccagggatcaTGATTCAACtacatccctgggcagcctggggtGACAACcattttggtgaagaaatttttcccattATCCAATCTAACCACTGCCCAAGCACAACTTGAGATCTTTTCCTCTTATCCTATCACTtcttacctgggagaagagaccaacccccacctggctacgtcctcctttcaggtagttgtagagagcaataaaattccccctgagccttcttttttccaggctaaatgCCCCAACTCCCTCTGCCATTCCTCATgagatttgtgctccagacccctcaccagcttcattgcccttctctggacacgctccagcccctcaatgtttttcttgtactgaggggcccaaaactgaacataGTATTCAAGGCACAGTGTCACaagtgctgagtacagaggaGCAATCCCTGCCCCAGTCCTACTGGCCACACTATTTTTGACACAagccaggatgcccttggccttcttggccacccaggcacacactggctcatgttcagctgctgccagccatcACTCCCAGGTGCTTTTCTGATGAGCAGCTTTCCAACCACTCTGCCCCAAGCTTGTAACGCTGCCTGGGGTtattgtgacccaagtgcaggacctgggcTCTTGTTGAGCAGAATCCCCGTGGTGCGGATTCTTATCAGCAATAGGATATGGACAGTCAGTAATGGATAGGGTGAGGTGCATCCTACATGGCTCTTGTCCATGTAGGTCTCTCTCTTAACTTTAGCTGTACAGCTGTGCACTGAATGCCTTCAATTTTCACTCCAGTTTCAAGAAAATTCTTGTCTCACATCAAGACATAAAGTAAATGGCAGCCTAACACTGCAGATGTTAAGCCTTTTCCAGGCATGGTTTTGGAAGTGAGATACTGGTATGGTGTAACTCTCAAAGCAATCAGAGGACAGTTTATTTCTTATTATCTTACATTGTGTTTTCCCAGGAACCCATGTATGTGGACTTTTTGGGTACCTGCCATTCAGACACAGCTAAGCCAACCACCCTTCAGGAAAGACACCTCTCCTGGTACCGAACCAACATGGTGAGGGGACTGACCTTCTACCCCCCTGATATCCTGAGCATGATGCTGAAGGATGGGAAGTTGCAGATGGATGAAAAGGGAGCCCTCATGCTTTCTCCTGAGGTATGAGCTGCCCTCCCTGGAATCTAAGACACTTCCAGCTGTTCTCTATATATGCTGGGCATCTGTTGTAGAGAAGACAGATCTAGAAGGGCTTGCAGATGCTGGACTGATTTCTTTAGTATTTCTGCTGTTGATGGTCCCAGCACACACCAACACTACCTTTGTCAGCTGGATTTTACCCTGGCTCAGTCACTAAGCCACTTTCTGGCTTTAATTCAGTCATGGGGTCATCTTCTGCTTCGTGTGGTTTCAGATTGAGGCTTACAAACAGAAGCCTCCTTGAAGCCTAGACTCTGAGCTGTCCTAGGAACTCTTACTGAAGTGCATCCTGCATGCCCTCTTGCACATGGAGGCAATCAGTGCCTCGTGTCTCCCACACTTTCCCTGCTCACACTGAGATATTTCCATCCTGTAGATTTTTGAGGACAAGCCACCCAAGGAATACTCTGAACCCAATGCCATGACTGAATATTTCTATGATGGTGTAAGCAGTGACCTGGCCTTGTTTCCTGCTCATGTTAGTGTCAGCCCCACGGAGTATGATTTTGGATGCTGCATGCCACCTCACAAGGCAGAACCTCTTCCTCTCTGTGTGACCAACCATACCAAAGGAAATATCACTGTTGCCTGGACTCCAAGCCATGGCAGTGCCTTCCAAGTGCACCCTGAAATTTGTGACATGCCACCACTGAAGTCTTCAACCTTCTATGTCTTTTGCAAGCCTACTCAGGTCAACAGTCTCtatgcagcagagctggaaggtTTTGCTGTTTACAAGGTTAGTAGGAATTACTAAGACCAGAGATGACCTAGCAAGCAACTGTTTGCAGAATAAAGTATTTTGGAGGAgttaaaattcaatttaaacCCTTAATTTTGATTTTGACAAACCAGCACCTCTATTAACTCTTTTGGCCATTGCTTTGATACACTGTTGGGTTAAAGTTTCTCTATCACCTGTGTCCTGgcaaataaatgcaataaaCAAGTCACAGCTCATGCATGTGGACAGGTACACTTGCTCTTGCCCCCAGGGAGCATGAACCATGGTACACCTCACTGAAGAAGGAATTACTATGAATTATTGCACTATTAGTGTAGATGTGAGCTTGCACAAGAATGGTTATTGTGGCCTGGGTAGTGGGCAATAACTTGGTCTTTGTGTCTGGCCCTCCACAAGTAAAGCTGCTGAGGGCACTGTCACTCTTCGCCCAAGTGACGTGGGATTCACGTTACACAAGTCTGCAGTTACAGGAGATTTAGCACCCAGAAATGTCCTGGTAAGTGAAACCCAGCATTTGcaagtctctctctctgtttctcaTCTGGCACTGGTCAGTCCTTCTTTCCTGAGAATGTCAGTTCCTTAGCCCCAGAGATGTCATTGAATAAGCAGTTGCTTGAGATAGTATGTGCAattggtcccttccaactcagtttaatccgtgattctgtgaaggCACCTTGCCACACTCCCTTCCTCTACACGATGTGCTGTCTCTTGTGTGTCTGCAGGTGATGAGACACTACACCAACATTGAAAACGATGCCACCATCTGTCCATCGTGGTGCCTGACTGTGAGGCTGAGAGCACATACATATGAAGCAGAACGGGAGCACTTCATTCCACAGTACATCCTGGATGTCCCCAAAGTGTGTAACTGATTGACCTTTGAATCTTTGCAAAGACACTTAGTGTTTGCCTCTGAATTCTTTACTTTGTCTCCCATTGCACTGAGGTGTGTCTTTGGTGGTTTCTGATGGTGTGGAGGCTCCTGCTATGGTACAAAAGTAGTATGCTGTTCCTCCTGCATTAGCTTCCCAGCTTCCACCATGTCAGCTGTACTGACCATCTCATTAGCTCTGACAGAAAAGCTGTTGGGATCACCTTCCTTTCTGTTTAAGTGGACATAGGCTCTAACAAGGGTATTCAGTCCCCTCCCAGGAGCCTCAAAAGCTTTGCATGCACTTAGGCACACAGAATCCTCACTTATGAAAGAGAAGTGGTTGTAAGATAGAGGGGAAggttctctctctcctcctgcagtttctgtggcacaataaagtatttttcctaTAAAGTAAAGTGAGATCTGATCCTAGGAAGTAAGAATAGTCCTGAGAACCTCTTATAAAATCTCCTCAGCTAATCTAGGCCATGCAGCCTCTATTTGATATGCATGAAGTGGAGCAAATTCTAGGCTGCTGAAGTTCTTCATCCAGGATGTCGCTATCCATGCAGAAGCTGCAGGCACCAGCAAGCAGCTCATTTACTGGATGGGAACAAAGCACTGCACGATGGAAAATAGCTTCACCAATCCCATGAACCCATGAGGGCcactgagggaagggaaaagaccATTATTTGTGTACCCCTGCAtggtttcatttctttccttgaaaataaGCAGTTAGAAAGTTCCCCATAGACTTGGGATAGTGCTTATTGGAACCTGGAACTGAATATAGTGAAAACTTTTTTGTTAAGCTGGTTTTTAAACCCAgtgaaaataaacctttttgCTTGTCTTCACCAGACTTTTCCTCCTGTAGTTTGTGACACTGATACCTACTGCAGCATGCTGTTGTCCAACACAGGCACCTCTTTGATAACCTTCAGTGTGAACCaaactgcctgtccctctgtTATGGTCAAGCCCAGCTCAGGACACATCATGCCAGGAGGCCaccagattttctttctctccactCACCCAGTTAACAGAGTCACACAGCAGCATGTCCTGCCCTTGCAGCTGAACTCTTATCCTGCATACACCAAGGTAAGGAGGGGGAAGTGGAAGATGGTGAGCAAAGTTTTGTTCCCCTGTAGTCTTCCCTTTTCACAATGACTTGCACTGTGATGCCTATTATGTCTCCTAATGTTTAGTTTggatttttccctttggaaataggaatgaaagaatattttcaacACTTACTATGGGGTCAGCATTGCAGAAAGAAGGCCTTTGTGGTGCCAAACGTCCTGTACCCCTCGTTCCTTGCATTTCCATCTCTTGGAATACCCTGTATTGTGCTAGGGGCCCTACTTGACAGCACAGCCTAAAGCTCTTCCCCTCCTCATTAACATCCACTTTGTTCTTGCTTCTCTCTTGGAAGGAGAAACATCTTTGCAAGGTCCCCCCTGATGTAGCTGAATCTTCTAGTTAATGTCTGTTACTTTTTATCTTAATTCCACAGAAGATTGTTCTCCAGAGTTGTGGGCAGTCCTTTCTTTTGCACTTAGAAGGTGATGGAAATCTCTACTTCAAACCTCTCCATATAGGGACCTCCTCTACACGAATGTACACCATTAAAAACTGCACAAGTCTACCCATGGTTTTCACATGGAAGATTTTTCAGTCTCACAGTAAGATCCTGTCTGTCAGTCCCACTGCAGGGATCCTCCAGCCCTTTGAAGCCATGGTAAGTTCAAGTTCTACCAAAGTTGTAGTTTGCTCTCTACAATACAAccacagcctggctttgaaTATCTGGATGTTCTTTCCCTGTATGAATCTTTGACACAGATGGAGATGGTGTGTCTGTAGAGACCTAGATTAGCTATAATGGAAGAAGGGACTGTGCATTAAATGCAATTGTTGAGGTGTTTGGGTTTATCTCTGGGCTGGAGCTCCTGTCAGCACTCTTGCCTCTTGTGATTGCAGGCTCAGGCATGGACTTTTACTCCTAACAAGGAGACCAAGTATGTGCTGCATGCTATGGTGTTTGtgagctggaaaagcccagACCTCGTGTCTCCCAAAGGTCTCCATTATGTCTTACGGGTCATTGGAGAGGGCGCACTAGGCACCATCAGGGTAAGGAGCAGGGGCCCACTGAGTAGCAGTAGGGGATACTAGGGTGGGATGGGGTCTTGGACTTTCCCTTTTTGCAAAATCTGTACTGGAGGCAGCCAATAAGGATTCACAGCAAAATTCCCAGACACTGCTTTCAGTTTAAACGACAGTACTGATTCTAGTGGCCTAATGGCAGCTTGTTGCAAATGTCTTGCCAGTTCAAATATGACCTTCACAAATCCTCTGGGATTGCTCTCTTCCAGACTAAACCAAGCAAGCCATTTAGCTTCTTGGGAATCATGGTTCTCTCCTCTCATTCTGTCTGCTCTCCTTCtccatttgttttgctgttagtCTGATTTCTAAGTGTAGCGGACCTTTTAAAGTGGCACAGCCAGTACACCTCCACCTGGCTTTCTTCCTGTTACCTGCAGGTGTGTGCAGCCACCTTAATTTTTAGTCAGGTTTCTTAAGGAACCAGaggtaaataaaat from Corvus hawaiiensis isolate bCorHaw1 chromosome 7, bCorHaw1.pri.cur, whole genome shotgun sequence encodes the following:
- the CFAP65 gene encoding cilia- and flagella-associated protein 65 isoform X4 → MATRAGPHGAERPGPARDGTEMLAQAHGEPQSSDSFRKSGYDRKVSSREAKKKKVIFWGIEVPETLSWHGWELGKEIIRHLTLKNVHGKAQKLSYRAPSTPYFFTVFQQPITLNPGMSLTLPIVFRPREKRDYEDSIFFMKAEGEFSVALRAMHPRFGLSMPAAVQLPVCAVHNVTEMTFPVCNVGDLISVFSWETPSPFFMTSDRSTLDPGAECMVKVTFQPEVAGVHNAVATCWFGGEVKQKRTIQLKALAKYPCLRVSVTGKEYEGVQPGKFQDVLCFGSVPVGTTVEKCVEIFNMSVVDAPCRIEQEKDPLLHGYVFSCDVSHGVVPAKGKLVLCIRFQPQIVGEHSTSYFTIGSTGCHLETVLKVVGSCKGPSVSLDQYSVEFDWINLGESLMQTLKISNMSDVPAFYQFDIDNKGSVFSLDRPCGVLEGKTTLTLKVTFRPTHPMNYHRRVVCLVHHQEPMYVDFLGTCHSDTAKPTTLQERHLSWYRTNMVRGLTFYPPDILSMMLKDGKLQMDEKGALMLSPEIFEDKPPKEYSEPNAMTEYFYDGVSSDLALFPAHVSVSPTEYDFGCCMPPHKAEPLPLCVTNHTKGNITVAWTPSHGSAFQVHPEICDMPPLKSSTFYVFCKPTQVNSLYAAELEGFAVYKVMRHYTNIENDATICPSWCLTVRLRAHTYEAEREHFIPQYILDVPKTFPPVVCDTDTYCSMLLSNTGTSLITFSVNQTACPSVMVKPSSGHIMPGGHQIFFLSTHPVNRVTQQHVLPLQLNSYPAYTKKIVLQSCGQSFLLHLEGDGNLYFKPLHIGTSSTRMYTIKNCTSLPMVFTWKIFQSHSKILSVSPTAGILQPFEAMAQAWTFTPNKETKYVLHAMVFVSWKSPDLVSPKGLHYVLRVIGEGALGTIRAQKEHLDLGNVLVGGQQSCSIVLLNDGICTLNYILSVEQFITGPHNPEEVRSDPLALELEHSRGTILARSKAFVRIKVRPARRLRYTWSIKYATCTPTAADLASTKEKQQPLCCIVATGTYPTLRITDATITGSASKLHIWKLFSLDTLNEYLERDPTPGELTYRVPTRHSTCLIPPVYTPLLLDFDFGSAPVGSEPTVARLLLENKGVVPVDWAFLFPSDQKMDMEHWAEDTDFTPQELHQMRVQDNQLFSVSPKSGTLLPGQEKSVQLSHRHDFIGTDRLPVLLKISYGHEILLTFSSVTVEHNQRYVHFASNKHHFAPIAVGGSHPPTQIYKLYNGGSMPVTFEVQLDNIVKIQEKNFRHPVFVCLTPRGEIPPGETGHIEWIFSPLEAKTYSVDVPIHILEGESTPVTFQGVGYNPNTVQKTDTSSQFVSSADYSGSAKLTVPGQAATLSHHRICLGNIPDCTKADQLVFLNNILKNTAVVFAWHISCCKEKAHMLEITPNSGIVQPGESIPCFITLQPTRKPSLCRINLVCEVYIQESLVQYERDLHKWEEEKERRAVEFTITEKDLGTKRKLTSPSVRLSDSAETENLSDSSAVIRKYKTLPPLKSRPTPSQPPGHLERGLLLGKDASQVWVKPEPPKPLVLHLDVSARSYTIEEFLRKFSLDFPKYFLSRPFSAQPSESESVDGKGYRNRMDMEPKWLSLAAASKPELEMVADILTGVIRQPAVGNLVELVLKNTLQNILTEASRGEVLLTARPMVIALPRNPSRRITNPAPPSSRA